One part of the Dyadobacter sp. 676 genome encodes these proteins:
- a CDS encoding sialidase family protein → MKHLIYGAGLLLMVSCAAERKPVQDSGGTAESRVDSSYAGTCPFLFAIGDTTVFSWVRTVSDSEAVLCFKISDGNGFGKTLTVPGSGNVRPHGENLSKVILAPDGRIIAAWGVANPNPENKYSGLVFYSSSADDGQTWTDPAPLSPDEKSIDQRYFDLEILPGGTVGAVWLDSRKDTPVEGSSLYFATFGKNNAFEGEKPIDRTVCQCCRTDLFVDKAGGLHVAYRKILNDSIRDMVHIVSADSGRSFSTPVRISPDNWVIRACPHTGPAIAQTDSALSFVWYTMGSGKGVFFTSSKDNGKTFSAKNAVGNSTAGKHPQIQLLKNGNQAIVWDEHTETGSVIGLEMRSPAGERLKTAHLASSQGFASFPVIKQVGNKLLIAYSASKTAEEKEHVYFQKVDIGTFMAEPQQ, encoded by the coding sequence ATGAAGCATTTGATATATGGCGCCGGCTTGCTTCTGATGGTGTCGTGTGCAGCGGAAAGAAAACCGGTGCAGGACTCGGGCGGCACGGCGGAAAGCCGGGTCGACAGTTCCTACGCGGGCACATGCCCGTTCCTTTTTGCCATCGGCGATACGACGGTTTTCAGCTGGGTGCGTACCGTTTCCGATTCGGAGGCGGTATTGTGTTTTAAAATTTCCGATGGTAATGGTTTCGGGAAAACGCTGACCGTACCGGGCAGCGGTAATGTAAGGCCGCATGGTGAAAACCTGTCGAAGGTAATCCTCGCACCGGACGGGCGCATCATTGCGGCATGGGGCGTGGCCAACCCGAACCCGGAAAACAAGTATTCAGGATTGGTTTTTTACAGTTCGTCGGCCGACGACGGTCAAACCTGGACGGACCCCGCGCCGCTAAGCCCCGATGAAAAGAGTATAGACCAGCGTTACTTCGACCTGGAAATACTTCCCGGCGGAACGGTCGGTGCCGTGTGGCTCGACAGCCGGAAAGATACGCCCGTGGAGGGGTCGTCGCTCTACTTCGCGACGTTCGGCAAAAACAATGCATTCGAAGGCGAAAAGCCGATCGACCGGACGGTTTGCCAATGCTGCCGGACCGACCTGTTTGTCGACAAAGCAGGTGGCTTGCACGTCGCGTACCGCAAAATCCTGAACGATTCGATCAGGGACATGGTCCACATCGTTTCGGCCGACAGTGGCAGGAGCTTTTCAACCCCTGTGCGTATCAGCCCCGACAACTGGGTGATCCGGGCATGTCCGCATACCGGCCCGGCCATAGCGCAAACCGACTCCGCGTTGTCGTTCGTATGGTATACCATGGGCAGTGGAAAGGGCGTGTTTTTCACTTCGTCGAAGGATAACGGAAAGACTTTTTCCGCAAAAAACGCAGTAGGCAACAGCACAGCCGGAAAGCATCCGCAAATCCAGCTTCTGAAAAACGGCAATCAGGCGATCGTGTGGGACGAGCACACCGAAACGGGCAGCGTAATCGGCCTGGAAATGCGGTCGCCCGCAGGCGAAAGGCTCAAAACCGCACACCTGGCTTCGAGCCAGGGGTTTGCGTCGTTCCCGGTGATCAAACAGGTCGGTAACAAATTGCTGATTGCCTATTCGGCCAGCAAAACCGCCGAAGAAAAAGAGCACGTGTATTTTCAGAAGGTGGATATCGGCACGTTTATGGCGGAACCTCAGCAATAG
- a CDS encoding alpha/beta hydrolase, with protein MSYVILHKKVMVNGVEIFYRVAGESDRPAVVLLHGFPSSSVMFRKLMTELAGKYYLIAPDFPGFGFSGFPDARHFDYTFDHIAACMKALLDEIGIGKFFIYLHDYGSAVGLRLCVAVPGRVLGIIVQNGNAYREGLGPQWDETIDYWHHPTEEKKRKIMSFLSEEGTRMQYTAGLPDELLAGLGPELWTLDWALMSRPGNIDMQFILNCDYQSNLQKFETFQHYFRQYQPPALILWGKYDVFFSIEEAFCYQRDLPNAELHILEGGHMALETNFDEIVCRMGDFLGRYC; from the coding sequence ATGAGCTACGTGATTTTGCATAAAAAGGTAATGGTAAACGGCGTGGAAATCTTCTACCGCGTGGCCGGAGAAAGCGACAGACCGGCGGTTGTGCTGTTGCACGGGTTTCCGAGTTCGTCGGTAATGTTCAGAAAGCTGATGACGGAGCTGGCCGGCAAGTACTACCTGATAGCGCCCGATTTTCCGGGGTTCGGTTTCAGCGGCTTTCCCGACGCCAGGCATTTCGATTATACGTTCGACCACATAGCGGCGTGTATGAAGGCCCTTCTCGACGAAATCGGGATCGGGAAATTTTTCATTTACCTCCACGATTACGGCTCGGCCGTAGGTCTTCGCCTGTGCGTGGCTGTCCCCGGGCGCGTTCTTGGCATCATTGTGCAGAACGGGAATGCATACCGGGAGGGATTAGGCCCTCAATGGGACGAAACCATCGATTACTGGCATCACCCTACGGAAGAAAAGAAACGGAAAATAATGTCGTTTCTGAGCGAAGAAGGCACCCGGATGCAGTATACGGCGGGGTTGCCCGACGAACTACTGGCAGGTCTCGGTCCCGAGCTCTGGACGCTGGACTGGGCTTTGATGAGCAGGCCCGGCAACATCGATATGCAGTTTATCCTCAACTGCGATTATCAGAGTAATTTGCAGAAATTTGAAACATTCCAGCACTATTTCAGACAGTACCAGCCTCCCGCATTGATTCTCTGGGGAAAATACGATGTGTTTTTCAGCATCGAAGAGGCTTTCTGCTACCAACGGGACTTGCCCAATGCCGAGCTGCATATCCTGGAAGGAGGACACATGGCGCTGGAAACCAACTTCGACGAGATAGTTTGCCGGATGGGCGATTTTCTCGGCCGCTATTGCTGA
- a CDS encoding ABC transporter permease, which produces MFKNYLKIALRNLTKHKAFSFINIAGVSLGLTCFLLLALYVKDELAYDRFHEHADRIYRLNRTFLANDGTESLRLGHAAPPFGPLIRQDFPQIEQVVRMLETGALVRYGDKRFAEEQMFAAEANIFKVFSFKIDRGNPDKALENPFSIMFSKPMAEKYFGKEDPVGKVVRLDNQLDYTVTGVFEPLPSQSHFHPNFLVSFSTLNDDRVYGAEGLRTNWGNNSFSTFLLLPEHYDPQKLTAAFPAFQNKHIEQNASKYSVLTLTKLTDIHLRSHLDSEIEANGDIQYVYLFSAIAVFILLIACINYMNLATARSATRAKEVGMRKVIGAVRTQLVNQFLSESILLVLISVTIAFVAVLLCLPLFNNFTRKQLSVSALLDPSFLAILLGITVFTGLVAGSYPAFFMTGFQPIAVLKGKIASALKNGKLRQALVVAQFAIAVVLIISTTVVYNQMHYIQDYKLGFAKDQVITFSMPDDSTIDIEAIRQRFKEYAGVREVGRSSRIPSGRLLDSWEAYVMKGDSMAPTEINIKSLSVDEDFIPTYQISMAAGRNFSRQYPTDRTSGFILNQTAARLLGWKNPADAVGNRFGYGNIRGQIIGVTKDYHFESLHQKVAPIVMFYQPGRLGRVSVQIAGGSIQHAIGHIESVWKERFPEVPFQYEFLDQRFGKLYAREQTQQLLFGVFAGIAILISCMGLLGLSMFMAELRTKEIGVRKVLGASVTSIVRLLSTDFLKPVLVAIVIASPIAWYGMKNWLQDFAYHTEIKWWVFLLAGVLSVTIALCTVSFQSIRAALTNPVKSLRSE; this is translated from the coding sequence ATGTTCAAGAACTATCTCAAAATCGCGCTCCGGAACCTGACAAAGCACAAAGCGTTCAGTTTCATTAATATCGCGGGCGTATCGCTCGGGCTCACCTGCTTCCTGCTGCTCGCGCTGTACGTGAAAGACGAACTGGCTTACGACCGTTTTCATGAGCACGCCGACCGTATTTACAGACTCAACCGCACGTTTCTGGCCAACGACGGCACCGAATCGCTGCGCCTCGGACATGCGGCACCGCCTTTCGGGCCGCTGATCAGGCAGGATTTTCCGCAGATAGAACAGGTGGTGCGCATGCTGGAAACCGGGGCGCTCGTGAGATATGGCGATAAGCGGTTCGCGGAAGAACAGATGTTTGCGGCCGAAGCGAATATTTTTAAAGTGTTCAGTTTCAAAATCGACCGTGGAAACCCGGACAAGGCCCTGGAAAACCCGTTTTCGATCATGTTCTCGAAGCCTATGGCGGAGAAATATTTCGGGAAGGAAGACCCCGTCGGAAAAGTGGTTCGGCTGGACAACCAACTCGATTACACAGTAACGGGCGTTTTCGAACCGCTGCCCTCCCAATCGCATTTCCACCCCAATTTCCTCGTTTCGTTCTCGACGCTGAACGACGACCGCGTTTATGGGGCGGAGGGCCTTCGTACCAATTGGGGCAATAATTCTTTCTCGACATTCCTGCTCTTGCCCGAACACTACGATCCACAAAAACTTACCGCGGCATTTCCGGCATTCCAGAACAAACACATCGAGCAGAACGCTTCCAAATACTCGGTGCTGACGCTGACCAAACTTACCGACATTCACCTCCGTTCTCACCTCGACTCCGAAATAGAAGCAAACGGCGACATTCAATATGTTTACCTGTTTTCCGCGATAGCGGTTTTCATCCTCCTGATCGCCTGTATCAATTATATGAATCTGGCGACGGCCAGGTCGGCGACCCGCGCCAAAGAAGTGGGAATGCGCAAGGTAATCGGGGCTGTTCGTACGCAGCTCGTCAACCAGTTTCTGAGCGAATCGATACTACTGGTGCTGATTTCGGTTACAATCGCATTTGTGGCCGTCCTCTTATGCCTTCCGTTGTTCAACAACTTCACCCGGAAACAACTTTCCGTTTCGGCGCTGCTGGATCCGTCGTTCCTGGCAATCCTCCTGGGCATAACCGTCTTTACAGGACTGGTAGCGGGCAGCTACCCCGCCTTCTTCATGACCGGCTTTCAACCGATCGCGGTCCTGAAAGGGAAGATCGCTTCGGCGCTGAAAAACGGCAAGCTGCGCCAGGCGCTGGTTGTCGCGCAGTTCGCGATTGCGGTGGTGCTGATCATCAGCACGACGGTCGTCTACAACCAGATGCATTACATTCAGGATTACAAACTGGGATTTGCCAAAGACCAGGTCATCACATTCAGTATGCCCGACGATTCCACGATCGACATCGAAGCGATCCGTCAGCGTTTCAAGGAATACGCCGGCGTGCGGGAGGTTGGCCGTTCGTCGCGCATTCCGTCCGGCAGGTTGCTCGATTCGTGGGAAGCCTACGTCATGAAAGGCGACTCGATGGCGCCTACCGAAATCAATATCAAGTCGCTGTCCGTGGACGAGGACTTTATTCCCACGTACCAGATCTCGATGGCCGCAGGACGTAACTTTTCGCGCCAATACCCCACCGACCGCACCAGCGGCTTTATACTCAATCAAACCGCCGCGCGACTGCTCGGCTGGAAAAACCCGGCCGATGCCGTCGGGAACCGTTTCGGCTATGGTAATATCCGGGGGCAAATCATTGGTGTAACAAAAGATTACCATTTCGAATCGCTTCATCAGAAAGTAGCGCCTATTGTCATGTTCTACCAGCCGGGGCGCCTGGGGCGGGTATCGGTGCAAATAGCGGGCGGAAGCATTCAGCATGCCATCGGCCATATCGAATCGGTGTGGAAAGAGCGGTTTCCGGAGGTACCTTTCCAATACGAATTTCTCGATCAGCGCTTTGGAAAGCTCTACGCGCGTGAGCAGACGCAGCAGTTGCTGTTCGGGGTATTCGCCGGCATTGCCATCCTCATTTCCTGCATGGGCCTCCTGGGACTCTCCATGTTCATGGCCGAGCTGCGTACCAAGGAAATCGGCGTGAGAAAGGTCCTCGGTGCTTCGGTAACCAGCATTGTGCGCCTGCTTTCGACGGATTTCCTCAAACCGGTCCTGGTCGCCATCGTCATTGCCTCGCCTATTGCCTGGTATGGTATGAAAAACTGGTTGCAGGACTTTGCCTATCACACCGAAATCAAATGGTGGGTATTCCTGCTGGCCGGGGTATTGTCGGTCACGATCGCACTGTGTACGGTGAGTTTCCAAAGTATCCGTGCGGCGCTGACCAACCCGGTGAAAAGTTTAAGAAGCGAATAA
- a CDS encoding LytTR family DNA-binding domain-containing protein, translated as MKAILVDDERYNLDNLEILIGKYCPGVRICGTALDSREATGLLYSCRPDLVFLDIQMPGQNGFEWLQSLPDISFGVIFVTAFDQYAIRALRLAAIDYLLKPISIDELQIAVERAGRLIGQREQDRLWKNLIENWKESPGRTGRQIALPTAMETRFVRTDEIIWCQSANNYMTFHFVDGEALVVCKPIYLYDDLLGPDGFIRCHQSYLVNKAFVKSWKREYGDFLLLSDGSEVPVARNRKESLKTVNGLITIAQLPCDACIRITI; from the coding sequence ATGAAAGCAATCCTGGTAGACGACGAGCGATACAATCTCGATAACCTCGAAATCCTGATCGGGAAGTACTGCCCCGGGGTCAGAATCTGTGGCACTGCCCTGGATTCGCGGGAAGCAACCGGCTTGCTTTATAGCTGCCGGCCCGATCTGGTTTTTCTGGATATCCAAATGCCCGGCCAGAACGGATTTGAATGGTTGCAAAGTTTGCCGGATATTTCGTTCGGGGTAATTTTTGTGACGGCTTTCGATCAATATGCGATCCGCGCATTGCGGCTTGCGGCGATCGATTACCTTTTAAAACCCATTTCTATCGACGAATTGCAAATTGCGGTCGAAAGGGCCGGCCGCCTGATCGGGCAAAGGGAGCAGGACCGGTTATGGAAGAATCTGATCGAAAACTGGAAAGAAAGCCCCGGCCGTACCGGACGGCAAATAGCGCTGCCAACCGCGATGGAGACCCGTTTTGTAAGGACCGACGAAATAATCTGGTGCCAGTCGGCCAACAATTACATGACTTTCCACTTCGTGGATGGGGAAGCGCTGGTTGTTTGCAAGCCGATTTACTTGTACGACGATTTGCTCGGACCTGACGGTTTTATACGTTGCCATCAGTCTTATCTGGTCAACAAAGCATTTGTAAAAAGCTGGAAAAGGGAATACGGCGATTTCCTTTTGCTGTCCGACGGATCGGAAGTCCCCGTTGCCAGAAACAGGAAGGAAAGTTTGAAAACTGTTAACGGCTTGATTACTATCGCGCAGCTACCTTGTGATGCATGCATTCGGATAACTATATGA
- a CDS encoding SDR family oxidoreductase, which translates to MDTRKEPAKILLVTGGSRGIGESIALNAAKRGIDVILTYNKNADRANAVANTIGNGGGKAVALHLDTSQTGSFDSFAEQVAQLLRSEWDRGNFDYLVNNAGIAQRALICETREEMFDELVDVNFKGVFFLTQKLMPMIVDGGQVINISSGLARFAFPGVAVYGALKAAVEALTRYFAKEYADRRIRVNTVAPGAIDTEFGGGKGNENHRRQIASMTALGRLGEADDVGGFVASLLSEDSRFVNAQRIEVGGGIMI; encoded by the coding sequence ATGGACACAAGAAAAGAGCCGGCGAAAATTCTCCTGGTGACCGGAGGCAGCCGGGGAATTGGCGAAAGCATCGCCCTGAATGCAGCAAAACGCGGTATTGACGTTATCCTGACCTACAACAAGAATGCAGACCGCGCGAATGCGGTGGCAAATACGATCGGTAACGGCGGGGGAAAGGCCGTTGCATTGCACCTGGACACCTCCCAAACCGGTTCCTTCGACAGCTTCGCCGAACAAGTCGCGCAGCTATTGCGCAGCGAATGGGACAGAGGAAACTTCGACTACCTGGTCAATAATGCCGGGATCGCCCAGCGTGCGCTGATCTGCGAAACGAGAGAGGAAATGTTCGACGAGCTTGTCGACGTCAACTTCAAGGGCGTGTTTTTCCTCACACAGAAATTAATGCCTATGATTGTCGACGGCGGACAGGTTATCAATATCTCCTCCGGACTTGCGCGCTTCGCGTTTCCGGGCGTGGCGGTTTACGGGGCCCTCAAAGCGGCCGTGGAGGCATTGACACGCTATTTTGCCAAGGAATATGCCGACAGAAGGATCCGGGTCAATACCGTGGCGCCGGGGGCGATCGACACCGAATTCGGCGGTGGCAAGGGCAATGAAAACCACCGCAGACAGATCGCCTCAATGACCGCCCTGGGCCGTCTTGGCGAAGCCGACGACGTAGGCGGTTTCGTGGCTTCGCTGCTTTCCGAGGACAGCCGGTTTGTAAATGCGCAGCGTATCGAGGTTGGCGGAGGCATTATGATCTGA
- a CDS encoding methylenetetrahydrofolate reductase, giving the protein MFLKKIKSGESGVMLYGITPPKTGTTPERVAEIAEKTIERLSSLDIDALVVYDVQDESARTTEERPFPFINALDPFAFSSEHLGKLDIPKIIYRPAGKFSAEELSDWLDELHRHKCYPVFVGVPAPDFPVKTSLPEAYRLWEKHRDTSVVGAVTIPERHKVLQDEDVRMLDKMSSGVSYFISQCVFNLEYAKQVIEDLAASCKSRQIAPPTIIFTVTACGSAKTLDFMEWLGIHIPDQLKEDLKAADDMLGRSVNICLEIASGLIEFCVERSIPFGFNIESVAIRKAEIEASIDMACRIGRMLKDKGLRKSPEGVIVESADI; this is encoded by the coding sequence ATGTTTCTAAAAAAGATCAAATCCGGAGAATCAGGTGTGATGCTTTATGGGATCACTCCGCCCAAAACAGGTACAACCCCTGAAAGGGTCGCTGAAATCGCAGAAAAAACAATCGAACGACTGTCTTCCCTGGATATAGATGCCCTGGTAGTGTACGACGTGCAGGACGAATCGGCCCGTACGACGGAAGAAAGGCCCTTTCCGTTCATAAACGCGCTGGACCCTTTTGCGTTTTCTTCGGAACATCTGGGCAAGCTGGATATCCCCAAGATTATCTACCGCCCGGCCGGCAAATTTTCGGCGGAGGAGCTCTCCGACTGGCTTGACGAACTGCACAGGCACAAATGCTACCCCGTTTTCGTAGGCGTACCTGCCCCCGATTTCCCGGTTAAAACCAGCCTTCCCGAGGCTTACAGGCTATGGGAAAAGCATCGGGATACGTCGGTCGTCGGAGCGGTGACCATCCCCGAGAGGCACAAAGTGTTGCAGGATGAAGACGTGCGGATGCTCGACAAGATGAGCAGCGGTGTGTCTTACTTTATCTCGCAATGCGTCTTTAATCTGGAATATGCGAAGCAGGTGATCGAGGACCTGGCGGCCAGCTGTAAAAGCAGGCAGATCGCCCCTCCGACCATCATATTTACGGTTACCGCCTGCGGGTCGGCTAAAACGCTGGACTTTATGGAATGGCTGGGCATTCATATTCCCGACCAGCTGAAAGAAGACCTGAAAGCCGCAGACGATATGCTGGGCAGATCGGTGAACATTTGTCTGGAAATCGCCTCCGGGCTGATCGAATTTTGTGTGGAACGCTCGATTCCGTTTGGCTTCAATATCGAAAGTGTCGCCATTCGCAAGGCCGAAATCGAGGCTTCGATCGATATGGCTTGCCGGATAGGGCGGATGCTGAAAGATAAAGGGCTGAGAAAATCGCCGGAAGGGGTCATCGTAGAATCCGCCGATATCTGA
- a CDS encoding helix-turn-helix domain-containing protein, translating into MDYIDIKSVSELLAFFRYGKPQHPLIAVVDLSKVDRSHRKPGASYRLDLYSVACKKIEGSFKYGRTQYDFSEGTLMFTAPNQVLTPDVENKVEGWAIYVHPDFLHASGKGRKLMDYSLFGYDVNECLHISETEDKILEGCVENIDREISGNLDTHSRDLILTNLELLLSYCARFYDRQFLTRTKAGNDIVGKFERLLNDYFSQDTLTEAGLPDVKYFASHLNLSANYLTDLLTKYTGRSTSEHIYLKLIDKAKNMLWSTDEPISAIAYDLGFEHPSHFTKLFKNRTGRSPREYRNLN; encoded by the coding sequence ATGGACTATATCGATATCAAATCCGTTTCAGAACTGCTTGCGTTTTTCCGCTACGGAAAACCGCAACACCCGTTGATCGCGGTCGTGGACCTGTCGAAGGTCGATCGTTCGCACCGGAAACCGGGTGCCTCTTACCGCCTGGACCTGTATTCCGTTGCTTGCAAAAAAATAGAAGGGTCATTCAAATACGGGCGGACGCAATATGACTTTTCGGAAGGAACATTGATGTTTACCGCGCCAAACCAGGTATTGACACCGGATGTCGAAAATAAGGTGGAAGGCTGGGCGATTTACGTCCACCCCGATTTCCTGCACGCCAGCGGCAAAGGCCGGAAGCTTATGGACTATTCTTTATTTGGCTACGATGTCAATGAATGCCTCCACATTTCGGAAACGGAAGACAAAATATTGGAAGGATGTGTGGAGAATATCGATCGGGAGATATCCGGAAACCTGGACACGCATTCCCGTGACCTCATCCTGACCAACCTTGAATTGCTGCTTTCCTATTGTGCGAGGTTTTACGACCGGCAGTTCCTCACGCGGACAAAAGCCGGTAACGACATCGTCGGGAAGTTCGAACGGTTGCTGAACGATTACTTTTCGCAGGACACGCTGACGGAGGCAGGACTGCCGGATGTGAAATATTTTGCCTCTCATCTGAACCTGTCGGCCAATTATTTAACCGACTTACTGACCAAATACACGGGCAGGTCAACCAGCGAGCATATTTATCTGAAACTGATCGATAAAGCCAAGAATATGTTATGGAGCACCGACGAGCCAATCAGCGCGATCGCCTACGATTTGGGCTTCGAACATCCCTCTCATTTTACCAAATTATTTAAAAACAGAACGGGCCGTTCGCCCAGGGAATATAGGAACCTGAATTGA